One genomic window of Haloferax mediterranei ATCC 33500 includes the following:
- a CDS encoding energy-coupling factor transporter transmembrane component T family protein, whose product MSTSSRWLSIDRVRVELMRIAHSDDDAFLNTLDPRVLLGWYVVFVSVPWMFYDTLVLGTLLAFMGALVVISRVNRVLLAVLTFGMVSNLVFFGVVVWLTGGDAIGAVSALVPYNLKMASISLASVAVFTTMSPSRLSKALLSFGIPRRFTFSLAYGYRMLPVLLEEYRDIVHAIRLRSSGPETDGLLRWRHWFHLLKIGVRAFYPLIFDVAKRSRVTVEAMETRGFSQSLGNPDSRRLRLATLNTSVRDWSFIGLSVVFLVFLFWLRTTTFFPAVR is encoded by the coding sequence ATGAGCACCAGCAGCCGCTGGTTATCGATCGACCGTGTTCGCGTAGAGCTCATGCGTATCGCCCACAGCGACGACGACGCGTTTCTCAACACTCTCGACCCACGGGTGCTCCTCGGCTGGTATGTCGTGTTCGTGTCGGTCCCGTGGATGTTCTACGATACGCTCGTCCTCGGGACGCTTCTTGCGTTTATGGGTGCGCTAGTCGTCATCTCACGCGTGAATCGGGTTTTGCTCGCCGTGCTCACGTTTGGAATGGTCTCGAACCTCGTGTTTTTCGGGGTGGTCGTCTGGCTTACCGGTGGAGACGCAATCGGGGCCGTCTCGGCGCTCGTCCCCTATAATCTGAAGATGGCGAGCATCTCCCTCGCGAGCGTCGCTGTCTTCACCACGATGAGTCCCTCGCGATTGAGCAAAGCGTTACTGAGCTTCGGGATTCCTCGCCGATTCACGTTCTCACTCGCGTACGGATACCGGATGTTACCGGTTCTACTCGAAGAATACCGGGATATCGTCCACGCGATTCGGCTCCGAAGCAGCGGTCCCGAGACGGATGGCCTTCTTCGCTGGCGTCATTGGTTCCACCTGCTGAAGATCGGGGTTCGCGCGTTCTACCCGCTGATATTCGACGTCGCCAAACGGAGTCGCGTGACAGTCGAGGCGATGGAAACGCGCGGTTTTTCGCAGTCACTCGGCAACCCCGACAGTCGTCGCCTTCGTCTCGCGACGCTCAACACATCAGTACGTGACTGGTCGTTCATCGGCCTCTCTGTCGTCTTCCTCGTGTTTCTGTTTTGGCTCCGGACGACGACGTTCTTCCCGGCCGTACGATGA
- a CDS encoding peroxiredoxin family protein translates to MSLQGSDAPDFTLERTAGDEITLSETLESGPTVVLINRGYWCSFCTEQLQTFSQVSYDLWFNDGVDILPVITSDLGDVREMRDRFDFDFQLAADPDGEVAAQYSGIEETSHGVTGISGTYVVDEDGIVQYEQVADHPADRTYGNWVRYFIRNDFEDVFA, encoded by the coding sequence ATGAGTCTCCAAGGAAGCGACGCCCCAGACTTCACGCTCGAACGCACCGCTGGCGACGAAATTACCCTCTCCGAGACGCTGGAAAGTGGACCGACAGTCGTCCTCATTAACCGTGGTTACTGGTGTTCGTTCTGCACCGAACAACTCCAGACGTTCAGCCAAGTTTCCTACGACCTCTGGTTCAACGACGGTGTCGACATACTTCCGGTCATCACGAGTGACCTCGGCGATGTGAGGGAGATGCGGGACCGCTTCGACTTCGATTTCCAGCTCGCTGCGGACCCCGATGGCGAGGTCGCAGCACAGTACAGTGGCATCGAAGAGACCAGCCACGGCGTGACAGGTATTTCCGGCACCTACGTCGTCGACGAAGACGGCATCGTCCAGTACGAACAGGTCGCCGACCACCCGGCCGACCGGACCTACGGCAACTGGGTTCGGTACTTCATTCGCAACGACTTCGAGGATGTCTTCGCGTAG
- a CDS encoding HAD family hydrolase, whose amino-acid sequence MAVTFDLFGTLVDAEYPVDPGTAVADALREYGVAVPDDWDDAYREVHIDAPEGAEVPLPAHVAAALRSRGVESPDNAARRAVITAFDPEVTTRPGAVEAVSAAREAGPVGLLSNCSVPELVARTLIRSDLDRRGFDSITTSVACGWRKPNEQAFEAAARGLDVDASELVHVGDDPDADGGVEAVGGRFVNLEATTLDALATRLRAGEDPCP is encoded by the coding sequence GTGGCAGTTACGTTCGACCTCTTCGGCACGCTCGTCGACGCCGAATATCCAGTAGACCCGGGGACTGCCGTCGCTGACGCTCTTCGCGAGTACGGTGTTGCGGTTCCCGATGACTGGGACGACGCCTACCGTGAGGTCCACATCGACGCCCCCGAGGGTGCAGAGGTCCCGCTTCCGGCCCACGTCGCGGCAGCACTCCGTTCGCGGGGTGTCGAGTCGCCGGACAACGCCGCCCGCCGCGCAGTTATCACTGCGTTCGACCCCGAGGTGACGACACGCCCCGGTGCGGTTGAGGCGGTTTCGGCTGCCCGCGAGGCCGGTCCCGTCGGCCTCCTCTCGAACTGTTCGGTTCCCGAACTCGTCGCACGGACGCTCATCCGGTCTGACCTCGACCGACGCGGGTTCGACAGCATCACCACGAGTGTCGCCTGCGGCTGGCGAAAACCGAACGAGCAGGCGTTCGAGGCGGCCGCTCGCGGTCTCGACGTCGACGCATCCGAGTTGGTTCACGTCGGCGACGACCCCGACGCCGACGGCGGTGTCGAAGCAGTCGGCGGTCGGTTCGTGAACCTCGAAGCGACGACGCTCGATGCGCTCGCAACACGGTTACGTGCCGGGGAGGACCCGTGCCCGTGA
- a CDS encoding CobD/CbiB family cobalamin biosynthesis protein gives MPVTATVAVAIAAGLDRLLAEPPARIHPVALFGNVVAPLDREWEHPTRVGALAALVLPALAAGVVSGATWGASLASPWAGAVVAALALFSTTSLRMLLDAAETVVSATATATDLDTARGELRALAGRDPASLSAGEIRSAAVESAAENLADGLVAPLLAFTLVVPFSLPLAVGAAAWVKGVNTLDSMLGYRHKPVGRVPARLDDAVMWLPARLSAVLLAIGAGSPGALSRVSPLARRPASPNSGWPMATLAVLLETRLEKPGHYLLDAGADFPDTATAARGIRLVARAGLIAFVLAGVVAWF, from the coding sequence GTGCCCGTGACAGCCACGGTCGCCGTCGCTATCGCTGCTGGGCTGGACCGACTCCTCGCCGAACCACCGGCCCGGATTCATCCCGTCGCGCTGTTCGGAAACGTCGTTGCACCCCTCGACCGCGAGTGGGAACATCCCACCAGAGTCGGCGCGCTCGCTGCGCTCGTTCTCCCAGCACTCGCTGCGGGAGTGGTCTCGGGCGCGACGTGGGGTGCATCGCTCGCATCGCCGTGGGCCGGCGCAGTCGTCGCCGCGCTCGCCCTCTTTTCGACGACCAGTCTTCGGATGCTGCTCGACGCAGCGGAGACCGTCGTGTCGGCGACGGCGACCGCAACCGACCTCGATACCGCCCGCGGTGAGCTTCGTGCCCTCGCCGGACGCGACCCGGCATCGCTCTCTGCTGGCGAGATTCGAAGCGCCGCCGTCGAGAGCGCGGCCGAAAACCTCGCTGACGGACTGGTCGCCCCGCTGCTCGCGTTTACGCTCGTCGTCCCGTTTTCGCTCCCGCTCGCGGTTGGGGCGGCAGCGTGGGTGAAGGGCGTCAACACGCTTGATTCGATGCTCGGGTACCGACACAAGCCGGTCGGTCGCGTTCCGGCGCGTCTCGATGACGCGGTAATGTGGCTTCCGGCGCGTCTCTCGGCCGTCTTACTCGCCATCGGCGCTGGTTCGCCCGGCGCGCTTTCGCGGGTCAGCCCGCTCGCTCGTCGTCCGGCCTCGCCCAACTCGGGTTGGCCCATGGCGACGCTCGCAGTCCTCCTCGAAACGCGATTAGAAAAGCCCGGACACTACCTGCTCGACGCTGGCGCTGACTTCCCGGACACGGCGACTGCGGCACGAGGGATTCGCCTCGTCGCCCGTGCCGGACTCATCGCGTTCGTTCTCGCGGGGGTGGTTGCGTGGTTCTGA
- the cobS gene encoding adenosylcobinamide-GDP ribazoletransferase, whose product MVLTAVRGGLGFLTRLPGGDGEAEWDSFRRSPVAFPLVGYIVGGLAAVPFVLPVPVPTAAALYLVTLYLVTGVTHADGLADLGDAAVVHGDAERRLSVLKDSQTGVGGLLALGLTLVVLGLGALGLAGLGGRLAFTPAVAIAVAAEVGAKTGMATLVCLGEPAHEGLGSALVGENGQSGLFAVAVACLPVAALALLAGGLGVIAALVCGPVVALALRSWGRTKLGGVSGDLLGATNELARAAAIHVGVVAWTLF is encoded by the coding sequence GTGGTTCTGACCGCAGTCCGCGGCGGGCTTGGCTTCCTCACGCGACTTCCCGGCGGTGATGGCGAAGCCGAGTGGGACTCCTTCAGGCGGTCTCCGGTCGCGTTCCCGCTTGTCGGCTACATCGTCGGCGGACTCGCCGCAGTTCCGTTCGTGCTTCCGGTTCCGGTTCCGACGGCGGCCGCGCTGTACCTCGTCACACTGTATCTCGTGACCGGCGTCACCCACGCCGATGGGCTCGCAGACCTCGGCGATGCCGCCGTGGTTCACGGAGATGCTGAGCGCCGTCTTTCGGTCCTGAAAGACTCGCAAACGGGTGTCGGCGGCCTGCTCGCGCTCGGATTGACGCTCGTCGTCCTCGGTCTCGGCGCGCTCGGACTCGCCGGTTTGGGTGGACGTCTCGCATTCACCCCAGCCGTCGCAATCGCCGTCGCCGCCGAAGTCGGCGCGAAGACCGGAATGGCGACCTTGGTCTGTCTCGGCGAACCTGCGCACGAGGGCTTGGGATCCGCACTCGTCGGTGAGAACGGACAATCTGGCCTTTTTGCCGTCGCTGTTGCGTGTCTTCCGGTGGCCGCGCTGGCACTGTTAGCGGGTGGGCTGGGAGTTATCGCAGCCCTCGTCTGCGGCCCTGTGGTCGCACTCGCCCTTCGCTCGTGGGGCCGCACAAAACTCGGCGGCGTCTCGGGCGACCTGCTTGGCGCGACGAACGAACTCGCTCGCGCCGCGGCGATTCACGTAGGGGTGGTGGCATGGACGCTCTTTTGA
- a CDS encoding NTP transferase domain-containing protein, which produces MDALLMCGGRGTRLDAAVEKPLVDICGRPMLDRIAEALHRSRVETVHAVTSPHTPNTRTRASDLGLHCIDAPGDGYVSDLGFALERVSRPVVTVVADLPLLLPDHVDAVMEAAAGGSLTACVPVELKQTLGASLDDSLVFDYQGTAVCPTGLGVIGTKTDTTQSDSTDTDSTMYLTSDTKLALNVNRPTDIALAEERCE; this is translated from the coding sequence ATGGACGCTCTTTTGATGTGCGGTGGCCGCGGTACGCGCCTCGACGCAGCGGTCGAAAAGCCCCTCGTCGATATCTGCGGCCGGCCCATGCTCGACCGCATCGCCGAGGCGCTCCACCGCTCCCGCGTCGAGACCGTCCACGCGGTCACATCGCCGCACACGCCGAACACCCGCACGCGAGCGAGCGACCTCGGACTGCACTGTATCGATGCTCCTGGCGACGGTTACGTCTCCGACCTCGGATTCGCGCTTGAGCGCGTCTCGCGGCCGGTCGTGACCGTCGTTGCCGACCTCCCGCTGTTGCTTCCCGACCACGTCGACGCGGTCATGGAGGCCGCAGCGGGCGGGTCGTTGACAGCGTGCGTCCCCGTCGAACTGAAACAGACGCTCGGGGCCAGTCTCGACGACTCCCTCGTCTTCGACTACCAGGGAACCGCCGTCTGCCCGACTGGATTGGGCGTTATTGGGACGAAAACTGACACCACACAATCCGATTCCACAGACACTGATTCAACCATGTACCTCACATCCGACACCAAACTTGCACTCAACGTGAATCGTCCGACAGATATCGCGCTCGCGGAGGAACGATGCGAGTAA
- a CDS encoding nicotinate-nucleotide--dimethylbenzimidazole phosphoribosyltransferase produces the protein MRVILVAGTTQTATIPGISAAGADPSLVGHTPSADAEIIEYGETVRSPVTPVSPTGCPTPAAITRAVRELTGFDVLTVDAGLVEPTATPTIDVGARPGRDIRESEPVPTAPGAFEAARRMGKALPEDELVIGETVPGGTTTALAVLRALGETFPVSSSLPENPTSLKEEVVAEALESSGMEPGSAAHKPELAARYLGDPVLPVVAGLTVGALEADIDVTLGGGTQLLSAAALVRHAGADGDLSLATTSYLAEDVPELEAAAEALDLDVTVTDPGFEAHPLDRYAAGEAKEGAGMGGALMLADRMGVLDDVEAATLDVLSRLDPEAVDAVDGVEDGA, from the coding sequence ATGCGAGTAATCCTCGTCGCCGGAACGACCCAGACGGCCACGATTCCCGGCATCAGCGCCGCGGGTGCGGACCCGTCGCTCGTCGGTCACACCCCGAGCGCCGACGCGGAAATCATCGAATACGGAGAGACCGTCCGCTCGCCGGTGACGCCGGTCAGTCCGACGGGCTGTCCGACACCCGCGGCTATCACTCGCGCCGTCCGCGAACTCACCGGATTCGACGTACTCACCGTCGACGCCGGTCTCGTGGAACCGACCGCCACACCGACCATCGACGTGGGTGCGCGGCCGGGCCGCGACATCCGCGAAAGCGAGCCGGTTCCGACTGCTCCCGGTGCGTTCGAGGCCGCTCGGCGGATGGGCAAGGCGCTCCCGGAAGACGAACTCGTCATCGGCGAGACCGTCCCCGGCGGGACGACGACCGCACTCGCCGTGCTCCGCGCGCTCGGCGAGACGTTCCCTGTCTCGTCGTCGCTCCCGGAGAACCCGACGAGCCTCAAGGAAGAAGTCGTCGCAGAGGCGCTCGAATCGAGCGGTATGGAACCCGGCTCAGCGGCCCACAAACCCGAACTCGCCGCGCGGTACCTCGGTGACCCCGTCCTCCCGGTCGTTGCCGGACTCACCGTCGGGGCACTCGAAGCCGACATCGACGTAACCCTCGGCGGAGGGACGCAACTCCTCTCGGCGGCCGCGCTCGTCCGACACGCCGGTGCCGACGGCGACCTGTCGCTTGCGACGACTTCCTACCTCGCAGAAGACGTACCGGAACTCGAAGCCGCGGCCGAAGCGCTCGACCTCGACGTGACCGTCACCGACCCCGGATTCGAGGCGCACCCGCTCGACCGCTACGCGGCCGGTGAGGCCAAAGAAGGAGCGGGCATGGGCGGTGCGCTCATGCTCGCCGACCGGATGGGCGTCCTCGACGATGTGGAGGCGGCGACGCTGGACGTGCTCTCGCGGTTGGACCCCGAAGCCGTCGACGCTGTCGACGGAGTCGAAGATGGAGCCTGA
- the cobD gene encoding threonine-phosphate decarboxylase CobD: protein MEPEAVRTASRVPHGGTTDSTVLDFSANTNPERPDGVDDVYADALDASTRYPDDDYAEFRAAAADYVDCDPESVVPTAGGLEALRLAFEVTLAAGDSALVPEPSFGEYDHEIHLQGADPVHVAHDEILDADPGEHEVAVVCTPNNPTGELADSGRLRDFAARCRDAGTVLVVDEAFLDFTDAPSLAGESGVIVARSLTKMFGLPGIRAGFAVATGDLGERLAVARRSWSLSTPAAAVGAHCMRDTEFVSRTRERVATERERLRESLSERFAVSPSDAPFLLLDVGDRDVDSVVETARQRGVAIRDATTFPTLDSHVRVAVKRPDENDELLRALADV, encoded by the coding sequence ATGGAGCCTGAAGCCGTTCGAACTGCCAGTCGGGTCCCTCACGGGGGAACAACCGACTCGACCGTCTTGGACTTCAGCGCGAACACGAACCCCGAGCGACCCGACGGCGTCGATGACGTGTACGCCGACGCGCTCGATGCTTCGACCCGCTACCCCGACGACGACTACGCCGAGTTCCGAGCGGCCGCCGCCGACTACGTCGACTGTGACCCCGAGTCCGTCGTCCCGACAGCGGGTGGTCTCGAAGCGCTTCGACTCGCCTTCGAAGTCACGCTCGCAGCCGGTGATTCGGCGCTCGTCCCCGAACCGAGTTTCGGCGAGTACGACCACGAAATTCACCTGCAGGGTGCCGACCCTGTCCACGTCGCACACGACGAAATCCTCGACGCCGACCCGGGGGAACACGAGGTTGCGGTCGTCTGCACGCCGAACAACCCGACCGGTGAACTCGCCGATTCGGGTCGGCTCCGCGACTTTGCGGCCCGCTGTCGTGACGCCGGGACAGTCCTCGTCGTGGACGAAGCGTTTCTCGACTTCACCGACGCGCCGAGTCTCGCGGGCGAATCCGGCGTCATCGTCGCTCGGTCGCTGACCAAGATGTTCGGCCTGCCGGGTATCCGCGCCGGGTTCGCGGTCGCTACCGGTGACCTCGGCGAACGACTCGCCGTTGCTCGTCGGTCGTGGTCGCTGTCGACGCCTGCGGCCGCCGTCGGCGCACACTGCATGCGCGACACAGAGTTCGTCTCGCGAACCCGCGAGCGCGTCGCGACCGAGCGCGAGCGACTTCGCGAGTCGCTGTCGGAACGGTTTGCAGTGTCCCCCTCTGACGCGCCGTTTCTCCTGTTGGACGTTGGCGACCGTGATGTCGATTCGGTCGTCGAAACCGCCCGCCAGCGTGGTGTCGCCATCCGCGACGCGACCACCTTCCCGACGCTCGACTCGCACGTTCGCGTCGCGGTGAAGCGTCCGGACGAAAACGACGAACTGCTCCGCGCGCTCGCCGATGTTTGA